One region of Peribacillus simplex genomic DNA includes:
- a CDS encoding DUF3311 domain-containing protein, with protein MKILYILTLVPFIGILGFLPFVNRIEPYVLGMPFNMFWMAMWVVLTSAILGIMYKLDPRNREGDQE; from the coding sequence ATGAAGATTCTATATATACTTACTCTAGTTCCTTTTATAGGCATACTAGGATTTCTACCTTTTGTTAATAGAATAGAACCTTATGTATTAGGGATGCCTTTCAATATGTTCTGGATGGCTATGTGGGTGGTCCTTACCTCTGCCATCTTGGGCATCATGTATAAGCTGGATCCCCGGAATCGGGAAGGTGACCAGGAATGA
- a CDS encoding amino acid permease, with the protein MAKQELKRDLKNRHVQLIAIGGTIGTGLFLGSGKAIQMAGPSIIFSYLIIGIALFFVMRALGELLLSNAGYTSFTEFATEYVGPWAGFVTGWTYWFCWIMTAMADIIAVGVYIQYWFDIPQWIPALICLVILLGLNLLTVKLFGELEFWFAIIKVITIITLIFVGIILLAIGFNTNTGTVSLTNLWTHGGMFPNGISGFLLSLQLVVFSFVGVELVGVSAAETANPRKNIPSAINKIPVRILLFYVGAIFVILCVNPWTQLDATSSPFVEVFALIGIPVAAGIINFVVLTSAASACNSGLFSTSRILYTLSRNGEAPAKLEKLNQQAVPSNALLTSTIVVSLGALLSKLIPEQAFTVVTTISAICFIWVWSIILISHIKYSKTRPDLRAESTFRAPFTPFINYAILGLFLFILIVMLFAEATRLSLLMTPIWFMVLVILYNYQKKR; encoded by the coding sequence TTGGCTAAACAGGAATTAAAAAGAGATTTAAAAAATCGTCATGTACAACTTATTGCAATAGGAGGAACCATTGGTACCGGTTTGTTTTTGGGATCCGGAAAAGCCATACAAATGGCAGGTCCATCTATCATCTTCTCCTATCTAATAATTGGAATTGCCTTGTTTTTTGTGATGAGAGCCCTAGGTGAATTGCTCTTATCCAATGCAGGGTATACATCATTCACTGAATTCGCAACCGAATATGTCGGCCCATGGGCTGGCTTCGTGACCGGTTGGACATATTGGTTCTGTTGGATCATGACCGCAATGGCCGATATCATAGCTGTCGGTGTCTATATACAATACTGGTTCGATATCCCTCAATGGATACCGGCTCTAATATGCCTTGTCATTCTGTTAGGATTGAACCTATTGACCGTTAAGTTATTTGGAGAATTGGAATTCTGGTTTGCCATCATAAAAGTAATCACGATCATCACCTTGATATTCGTAGGAATCATTCTCTTGGCCATCGGCTTCAATACCAATACGGGAACGGTTTCCCTAACGAACCTATGGACTCATGGAGGCATGTTCCCAAATGGAATTTCCGGTTTCCTGTTGTCTTTACAGCTGGTCGTCTTCTCCTTTGTAGGTGTCGAATTGGTCGGGGTTTCAGCAGCAGAAACGGCGAACCCGAGAAAGAACATTCCGTCTGCCATCAATAAAATCCCAGTCCGGATTTTGCTTTTCTATGTAGGTGCAATATTCGTCATTCTCTGTGTCAACCCTTGGACACAACTGGATGCCACGAGCAGCCCATTTGTAGAAGTCTTTGCGCTAATCGGCATTCCTGTCGCTGCAGGGATCATCAATTTCGTCGTTTTGACATCAGCTGCTTCTGCATGCAACAGCGGTTTATTTTCAACAAGCCGAATACTCTATACGTTAAGCAGGAATGGAGAAGCCCCTGCTAAACTGGAAAAATTAAATCAACAGGCTGTTCCTAGCAATGCCTTATTAACATCAACAATCGTTGTATCACTAGGAGCATTGTTAAGCAAACTGATACCGGAACAGGCATTTACCGTTGTGACAACCATCAGTGCCATCTGTTTCATATGGGTATGGAGCATCATCTTGATCTCACATATCAAATATTCGAAAACACGGCCGGACCTAAGAGCCGAATCAACTTTCAGGGCTCCTTTTACACCCTTTATCAATTACGCCATTTTAGGATTATTCCTGTTCATCCTTATTGTTATGCTATTCGCTGAAGCCACACGGCTATCACTGCTCATGACGCCAATCTGGTTCATGGTCTTGGTGATACTATATAACTATCAGAAAAAAAGATAG
- a CDS encoding amino acid permease, which produces MSNKELKRGLEARHIQMIALGGTIGVGLFMGSASTIKWTGPSVMLAYAIAGIFIFFIMRSMGEMLYLEPTTGSFASFASSYIHPLAGYMTAWSNWFQWVIVGMSEIIAVGMYMQYWFPELPAWIPGVVAMIILGAANLISVKSFGEFEFWFALIKIITIVLMIVAGLGLIFFGIGNGGDAIGLSNLWANGGFFTGGWTGFFFALSLVVASYQGVELIGIAAGEAKNPTKTVTKAIQSIIWRILIFYIGAIFVIVTVYPWDKLDDIGSPFVSTFAKIGITAAAGIINFVVITAAMSGCNSGIFSAGRMLYTLALNGQAPKIFAKVSKSGVPAYCTIAVLLGLGIGVVLNYLAPPELFLYVYSASVLPGMIPWFVILISELKFRKVNAAEMEKHPFKMPFAPYSNYATIAFLLMVLVGMWINPSTRISLVVGIVFLALVVVSYYMLKMDKRIPLDAKSDDEISS; this is translated from the coding sequence ATGTCAAACAAGGAATTAAAGAGAGGGCTGGAGGCACGTCACATTCAAATGATAGCTTTGGGCGGAACCATTGGGGTCGGCTTATTCATGGGATCGGCGAGCACGATCAAATGGACAGGGCCTTCTGTAATGCTTGCATATGCCATCGCAGGTATATTTATATTTTTCATCATGCGTTCTATGGGGGAGATGCTATATTTAGAACCGACTACGGGTTCTTTTGCATCCTTTGCTAGCAGCTATATACATCCTTTGGCAGGTTATATGACTGCTTGGAGCAATTGGTTTCAATGGGTAATCGTAGGAATGTCCGAAATCATCGCCGTTGGAATGTATATGCAGTATTGGTTCCCGGAGTTACCAGCTTGGATACCAGGTGTGGTCGCCATGATCATCTTGGGGGCAGCCAACCTCATTTCCGTAAAATCTTTCGGGGAATTTGAATTTTGGTTTGCGCTTATAAAAATAATAACGATTGTATTGATGATCGTTGCCGGCCTTGGCCTTATTTTCTTTGGAATAGGGAATGGCGGAGACGCAATTGGATTATCGAATCTTTGGGCAAATGGCGGCTTCTTTACGGGAGGCTGGACAGGATTCTTCTTTGCGCTTTCCCTTGTCGTGGCTTCCTATCAAGGCGTTGAGCTCATCGGCATCGCGGCCGGAGAAGCGAAGAATCCAACGAAGACCGTAACAAAAGCGATCCAATCAATCATATGGCGCATTTTAATTTTCTATATTGGCGCTATATTCGTCATCGTGACGGTTTATCCATGGGATAAACTAGATGACATCGGAAGTCCATTCGTTTCAACCTTTGCTAAAATCGGTATCACAGCAGCTGCAGGCATCATTAACTTTGTCGTAATCACTGCGGCAATGTCAGGATGCAACAGTGGGATCTTCAGTGCAGGGCGTATGCTTTACACACTGGCATTGAATGGCCAAGCTCCTAAAATCTTTGCAAAAGTATCTAAAAGTGGAGTGCCGGCATATTGTACGATCGCTGTACTATTAGGATTGGGTATCGGGGTTGTCCTGAATTACCTTGCACCGCCGGAATTATTCCTTTATGTGTACAGTGCGAGTGTTTTACCCGGAATGATTCCATGGTTTGTCATACTTATCAGTGAGCTTAAATTCAGAAAGGTAAATGCTGCTGAAATGGAGAAACACCCGTTCAAAATGCCGTTTGCCCCTTACAGTAATTATGCGACAATTGCCTTTTTACTGATGGTGCTGGTGGGTATGTGGATCAATCCCAGTACCAGGATTTCCTTGGTTGTCGGGATCGTTTTCCTAGCATTGGTCGTAGTAAGTTATTACATGCTGAAAATGGATAAACGAATACCATTGGATGCTAAATCCGATGATGAGATTTCCAGTTAA
- a CDS encoding APC family permease → MGNMHRKMGTFALTMTGIGSIIGSGWLFGAWKAAQIAGPAAIFSWIIGMVVILFIALSYAELGAMFPEAGGMVKYPQYSHGSFIGFLAAWANWISIASTITVEAIASVQYMSTWPWEWARWSHSLVDNNILTTKGLFIASLLLLFYFFVNYWTVNLFAKANSFITIFKLIVPGVMAGSLFFAGFHGENFTSSQGIAPYGWASVLTAVATSGIVFAFNGFQSPVNMAGEAKSPNKSIPIAVIGSILIAGFIYVMLQVVFIGVVDPSMIVNGWSHLNFNSPFADLAIALSLNWLAIVLFVDAFVSPSGSGATYTATTSRMLYGMQKNGYLPRIFGTLHPLYGVPRAAMLLNLGVCFIFLFLFRGWGVLAEVISVATLISYIMGPVALATLRRTASHFNRPFHLKGASIIAPCGFVFASLTLYWARWPLTGEVAFIIAIGLPIYFYYQAKNKWNGFKKQFLSGVWMLLYLGCMILISYIGSEKFGGKNILTFGWDMVVITCLALGFFWWGVKSGIKTEYMDEAEKINKEFINK, encoded by the coding sequence ATGGGTAATATGCATAGAAAGATGGGGACCTTTGCTTTAACTATGACAGGTATTGGTTCTATTATCGGCTCAGGTTGGTTGTTCGGAGCGTGGAAAGCTGCCCAGATTGCTGGACCAGCAGCTATTTTTTCTTGGATTATCGGTATGGTGGTAATTTTATTTATTGCATTATCTTACGCAGAGCTTGGGGCAATGTTTCCTGAAGCTGGAGGCATGGTTAAGTATCCTCAATATTCGCATGGCTCTTTTATTGGATTTTTAGCTGCGTGGGCGAACTGGATATCTATCGCTTCGACTATTACCGTTGAGGCCATTGCTTCGGTACAATATATGAGTACGTGGCCTTGGGAATGGGCCAGATGGTCTCATTCTTTAGTTGATAACAATATCTTAACGACCAAAGGATTATTCATAGCTTCTTTACTACTATTGTTCTATTTCTTCGTCAACTATTGGACAGTCAACCTTTTTGCTAAGGCAAATTCATTTATTACCATTTTTAAATTAATTGTTCCAGGTGTAATGGCAGGATCGTTATTTTTTGCTGGATTTCATGGTGAAAACTTTACAAGTTCTCAGGGTATCGCACCATATGGTTGGGCAAGCGTTTTAACAGCAGTAGCTACTTCTGGTATAGTGTTTGCGTTTAACGGATTTCAAAGTCCCGTTAATATGGCAGGTGAAGCGAAGTCACCGAATAAGTCTATACCTATTGCTGTTATTGGCTCTATTCTAATTGCAGGTTTTATATACGTTATGTTACAAGTTGTGTTTATCGGTGTAGTCGATCCGTCAATGATCGTGAACGGATGGAGTCATCTGAATTTTAATTCACCTTTTGCAGATTTGGCAATTGCTCTAAGCCTTAACTGGTTAGCGATTGTATTGTTTGTAGATGCGTTTGTTTCACCGTCTGGTTCAGGTGCCACTTATACAGCTACAACTTCGCGAATGCTTTATGGAATGCAGAAAAATGGATACTTACCGAGGATCTTTGGTACATTACACCCACTTTATGGTGTTCCGCGTGCAGCGATGTTATTAAACTTAGGTGTATGTTTTATCTTTTTATTTTTGTTCCGCGGATGGGGCGTACTTGCAGAAGTGATTTCAGTTGCCACACTTATTTCGTATATCATGGGGCCAGTTGCATTGGCAACATTAAGACGTACCGCTTCACATTTTAACCGTCCATTTCACTTAAAAGGTGCCTCTATTATTGCACCTTGCGGATTTGTTTTTGCATCGCTTACTTTATACTGGGCGCGTTGGCCATTAACAGGAGAAGTCGCTTTCATCATTGCCATTGGACTGCCTATTTACTTTTATTATCAAGCTAAAAATAAATGGAATGGATTCAAAAAACAATTTTTATCAGGTGTTTGGATGCTTCTTTACTTAGGTTGTATGATTTTGATTTCTTATATTGGAAGTGAGAAGTTCGGCGGAAAAAATATTCTTACATTTGGCTGGGATATGGTGGTCATTACATGTCTGGCACTTGGCTTCTTTTGGTGGGGAGTTAAGAGCGGCATTAAAACGGAATACATGGATGAAGCTGAAAAAATCAACAAAGAATTTATCAATAAATAA
- a CDS encoding FAD-binding oxidoreductase, which produces MERTKLTGRIVTHNDAEYEHARINNNLSFPKFPKVIVFCQNTNDVLNSLKWARENHTPFRVRSGRHSYENFSLVNGGLIIDISEMYKIKVNREKMIAKIEAGADLGQVYNKLWKYGTTIPAGTESGVGLVGLTLGGGIGMLTRRFGLTCDNLVEIEMVRACGKMGAKLIKANRKINSDLFWACCGGGGGNFGIVTSLTFRVHPVSRVSVFSVTWGWKDFEAVFNAWQDWAPQADECLTSEIEFKAKEVNQIIAQGEFVGTSHRLKQLLKPLTKTGSPTNVMIKEVPYIEAVGFFNDPSGNRPAHRKRSGSFIEKTFPQRAILTMKHFLENAPNENAAIWHQSLGGAAGRVEPKETAFYYRDAIIAQEYLATWTNPEEERQNIHWIKELKYALSPYTTGDYVNWPDTLIKDWPTAYYGENFKRLREVKTTYDPYNTFRFPQSIPPLKRWG; this is translated from the coding sequence TTGGAAAGAACAAAGCTTACCGGGCGTATCGTTACACATAATGATGCCGAATACGAGCATGCCAGGATAAATAATAACTTAAGTTTCCCTAAATTTCCAAAGGTCATTGTGTTTTGCCAAAATACCAATGATGTGTTGAATTCACTGAAGTGGGCCCGGGAAAATCATACGCCTTTCCGGGTTAGGAGCGGCAGGCATAGTTATGAAAACTTTTCATTAGTGAACGGCGGTCTAATCATTGATATTAGTGAAATGTACAAGATCAAGGTCAATCGTGAAAAAATGATCGCAAAAATTGAAGCCGGCGCTGATTTAGGGCAAGTATATAATAAGCTATGGAAGTATGGAACGACGATTCCGGCTGGGACCGAAAGCGGTGTAGGTCTTGTAGGTCTTACGCTTGGCGGTGGTATAGGGATGTTAACGAGGCGCTTTGGACTTACTTGTGACAATCTGGTTGAAATAGAAATGGTAAGGGCGTGTGGAAAGATGGGCGCCAAACTCATTAAAGCAAATAGGAAAATTAATAGTGATTTATTTTGGGCATGCTGCGGGGGTGGAGGAGGAAACTTTGGCATAGTCACTTCTCTTACTTTCAGGGTACACCCTGTATCGAGGGTATCGGTTTTCTCCGTCACATGGGGGTGGAAAGATTTCGAAGCGGTGTTTAATGCCTGGCAGGATTGGGCCCCTCAAGCTGATGAATGTCTAACTTCTGAAATTGAATTCAAGGCAAAGGAAGTAAACCAAATTATCGCTCAAGGTGAATTTGTTGGAACGTCACATAGGTTAAAGCAGCTTCTAAAACCTTTGACGAAAACTGGTTCACCAACAAATGTCATGATAAAGGAAGTCCCTTACATTGAAGCCGTAGGATTCTTTAATGATCCGAGTGGAAATCGACCGGCCCATCGTAAGAGGTCAGGTTCTTTCATTGAAAAAACTTTTCCTCAGCGAGCAATCTTGACGATGAAGCATTTTCTGGAAAACGCTCCAAATGAAAATGCAGCCATTTGGCATCAATCCCTTGGAGGAGCGGCTGGCCGTGTGGAACCAAAGGAAACGGCATTTTATTATCGGGATGCTATAATCGCCCAGGAGTATTTGGCTACATGGACTAATCCAGAAGAAGAGCGGCAAAACATTCACTGGATCAAGGAACTTAAGTACGCCTTGTCTCCGTATACTACAGGTGACTATGTGAATTGGCCGGATACCCTTATCAAAGATTGGCCAACTGCGTACTATGGAGAAAATTTCAAACGGCTTCGAGAAGTGAAAACGACCTATGATCCATACAATACGTTTAGATTCCCTCAAAGCATACCGCCATTAAAAAGGTGGGGTTAA
- a CDS encoding thioredoxin family protein yields the protein MTTLNEWFEKGIPAKEFISSMKVHKENLQSIQERFSITEADQVFLNELKSKELRAIVITEDWCGDAMMNIPILLNISEAANIETRMVLRDQNLELIDQYLTNGTARSIPIFIFIDRNGEEKAVWGPRAPKVQEYVMELRSDLPAKDDESFEAEQKEVFKKITVAFSEDKHLWDEVYGSIKEALGKI from the coding sequence ATGACGACACTGAATGAATGGTTTGAAAAGGGGATTCCGGCTAAAGAATTTATATCTTCGATGAAAGTCCATAAAGAAAACTTACAATCGATTCAGGAGCGTTTTTCCATTACTGAAGCGGATCAAGTTTTTTTAAATGAATTAAAATCAAAGGAACTTCGAGCAATTGTCATTACTGAAGACTGGTGCGGAGATGCAATGATGAATATACCTATTCTGCTGAATATATCTGAAGCGGCAAATATTGAAACTCGCATGGTTTTACGAGATCAAAATCTTGAGCTGATCGATCAATACTTAACGAATGGAACAGCGCGTTCTATTCCAATCTTTATATTCATTGATAGGAATGGTGAAGAAAAAGCGGTTTGGGGACCTCGTGCACCAAAAGTGCAAGAGTACGTAATGGAGTTGAGATCTGACCTGCCTGCTAAGGATGATGAAAGTTTTGAGGCAGAGCAAAAAGAAGTTTTTAAAAAGATAACAGTGGCTTTTTCTGAAGATAAACACCTTTGGGACGAAGTATACGGCAGTATCAAGGAAGCTTTAGGGAAAATTTGA
- a CDS encoding helix-turn-helix domain-containing protein, translated as MINKAEILMHPVRIKISQALMRNRENGLTPLEMLKIIKDVPQATLYRHIQVLLDSGVIRIVKEKKVRSVSEKYYVLNEEEARLSGEEWKKSSNEKKLNFFSYYQLSLMTQYQNYLTKLEERDCSEDGSTFSLLELKLDDESFINFQNELNDLMLKYYKATNQSAKQDSPIRTIGVTIIPES; from the coding sequence ATGATTAATAAAGCTGAAATTTTAATGCACCCTGTGAGAATAAAGATTTCCCAAGCTTTAATGAGAAACAGGGAAAATGGTTTGACACCATTAGAAATGTTAAAAATCATTAAAGATGTACCACAAGCAACATTATATAGACATATACAGGTTTTATTGGATTCAGGGGTCATTCGCATTGTAAAAGAGAAAAAAGTGAGATCCGTTTCCGAAAAATACTATGTTTTAAATGAAGAAGAAGCGCGACTTAGCGGGGAAGAATGGAAAAAATCTTCAAATGAGAAAAAGCTGAACTTTTTTTCTTATTATCAATTATCCCTTATGACTCAATATCAGAACTATCTTACTAAATTAGAAGAAAGAGACTGCTCAGAAGATGGGTCAACCTTTTCACTTTTAGAACTAAAGCTTGATGATGAAAGTTTTATTAACTTTCAAAATGAATTGAACGATTTAATGTTGAAATACTACAAAGCTACGAATCAAAGTGCTAAACAGGACTCTCCAATACGAACAATCGGCGTTACAATTATTCCAGAATCATAA
- a CDS encoding PLD nuclease N-terminal domain-containing protein, with amino-acid sequence MELHYGWNELKDIDFMSILPIILPVIVIGLILVLIALIDLYRHRKTRKNVLLWTLIIIFANTIGPILYFVIGRKDSDRI; translated from the coding sequence ATGGAATTGCATTATGGATGGAACGAATTGAAAGATATTGATTTCATGTCTATTCTGCCGATCATTTTACCGGTAATTGTTATTGGATTGATTTTAGTCCTTATAGCATTGATTGATTTATACAGACATCGAAAGACGAGAAAAAATGTTTTATTGTGGACACTCATCATTATTTTTGCAAATACTATTGGTCCAATTCTGTACTTCGTTATTGGTAGAAAGGACAGTGACAGAATATGA